A DNA window from Aigarchaeota archaeon contains the following coding sequences:
- a CDS encoding radical SAM protein — protein sequence MDEQTGYPVAKFQEKANAIVRCTACMRFCRIAEGGKGICGNYANMGGRLLNVGYGILSSIESRPIEIKPFFHYWPGSSTLTFSNWGCNFYCPWCQNHSISFNRPPTESGLRYAPDDLVSIAKTFGDEGLCASFNEPATQVDFLLDTFSLGSKEGLYSTVVTNGYFSRTSLKALVEAGCDGFSIDIKGCPKAHTRILRGVDPNVVLSNARYARELGAHVEMVFLIVPGFNDEDECIRWVVERHVSMLGEDVPLHINRYYPAHKYTAPPTPIEKLLTAKKMAKEVGIKFVYVGNVGLSELESTHCPTCGKLLIARSGYEVIAYNLGSGNRCSRCNAPIPLRGNYVKKERRWRALL from the coding sequence ATGGACGAACAAACAGGATATCCGGTTGCAAAATTCCAAGAGAAAGCAAACGCTATAGTAAGGTGTACGGCTTGCATGAGGTTTTGTAGGATAGCGGAGGGAGGTAAGGGGATATGTGGCAACTACGCCAATATGGGCGGCAGGCTTCTGAACGTAGGTTACGGGATCCTAAGCTCCATAGAAAGTAGGCCAATAGAAATAAAGCCTTTCTTTCATTATTGGCCCGGTTCCTCTACGCTCACCTTCTCGAACTGGGGTTGTAACTTCTACTGTCCATGGTGCCAGAATCATAGTATCAGCTTTAATAGACCTCCCACAGAGTCTGGTCTTAGATACGCTCCGGATGATCTGGTAAGCATTGCAAAGACGTTCGGCGACGAGGGGCTTTGTGCCAGCTTTAACGAACCCGCCACCCAAGTCGACTTCCTTTTAGACACGTTTTCGCTCGGCAGTAAGGAAGGGCTTTACTCTACGGTGGTCACGAACGGGTACTTCAGCCGCACCTCACTCAAGGCTCTAGTCGAGGCAGGATGTGACGGTTTTTCCATAGATATCAAAGGTTGTCCAAAAGCCCACACCAGGATTTTGAGGGGTGTAGACCCGAATGTAGTCTTGAGTAATGCGAGGTATGCAAGAGAACTCGGCGCACACGTAGAGATGGTCTTCCTTATTGTTCCTGGGTTCAACGATGAAGATGAATGCATAAGATGGGTCGTGGAAAGGCACGTCTCAATGCTTGGAGAAGATGTTCCATTACACATTAATAGGTACTACCCGGCACACAAGTATACTGCGCCACCCACACCCATAGAAAAGTTGTTGACCGCAAAGAAAATGGCTAAAGAAGTCGGAATAAAGTTCGTCTACGTGGGAAACGTTGGTTTATCAGAACTCGAAAGTACGCATTGTCCTACGTGCGGAAAGCTGCTGATAGCTAGGAGTGGTTACGAGGTCATAGCATACAATTTGGGTAGCGGGAATAGATGTTCCAGGTGCAACGCTCCAATTCCATTGAGAGGGAATTACGTTAAAAAAGAAAGGAGATGGCGCGCCTTACTCTAG
- a CDS encoding thioredoxin domain-containing protein, translated as MPNRLINEKSPYLLRNAHSPVDWYPWGEEAFRRAKEEDKPILLSIGYSACYWCSVMENETYNNREVAELINENFIPIKVDREELPEVDEIYMKAVQYITGQTGWPLTVFLTPDLKPFFGGTYFPPYRSGQLPGLVEILKVIVDAWKNNRKTMIEASEGVMELLKKAYSHKATADMLSKNVIEEAYEQLVSMYDEGYGGFSFYPKFPMPTFLFFLHRFYWRYRKDFAIKISLNTLSSMALGGIHDQLAGGFHRYSTDRYWTIPHFEKMLYDNALLARAYIEAYLLTKDEFMKKVAVKTLDWMLSELSSPEGGFYTSIAAGHEYDEGSYYLWSMDEIIRLLGEKAGKIVCKYYGVTQRGNYGGGRNVLCVRRSAKSIASEFNLSVEEVENIIEDSNKILLSERRKRKMPEVDDKILTSWNSLAISAMCMGFQALGDEKYLKSAVSATKFIIKNMYKDGVLLRRYRDSDAAYVGTLEDYAFFMNSLLDLFETTFDPNWLELALELKDELVKRFYDKEYGGFFKTEAKISDLNLKDSKDGSIPSGNSFAIMNLIRLSEIVYDPELLEIAKKSFLAFWDNIKQNPVEYTYMLTALDYYMSPRREFVFVCDNNDCTQFLRILWSEFIPDKVVVVCNSENRERLERLTPIAKDKRAVDGKVSVYICENYACRLPITSLDEFYKYLKDQR; from the coding sequence GTGCCAAATAGACTCATAAATGAAAAGAGCCCTTACCTCCTCAGAAACGCTCACAGTCCCGTAGATTGGTATCCATGGGGAGAGGAGGCTTTTAGGAGGGCGAAAGAAGAGGATAAGCCGATCCTTCTTAGCATAGGCTACAGCGCGTGCTATTGGTGTAGCGTGATGGAAAATGAGACCTATAATAATCGAGAGGTTGCTGAATTAATAAACGAGAACTTCATTCCGATAAAGGTCGATAGGGAAGAGCTGCCCGAAGTCGACGAGATTTACATGAAGGCCGTACAGTACATTACAGGCCAGACCGGATGGCCACTAACCGTGTTTCTCACACCAGATCTAAAACCGTTTTTCGGTGGGACATATTTCCCTCCGTACAGGAGCGGCCAGCTACCTGGGCTAGTAGAGATTCTAAAGGTGATAGTAGATGCATGGAAGAATAACAGAAAGACCATGATCGAGGCTTCTGAAGGGGTTATGGAACTACTCAAAAAGGCTTACTCACATAAAGCAACGGCGGACATGTTATCTAAGAATGTAATAGAGGAGGCCTACGAACAGCTCGTAAGTATGTACGACGAAGGGTACGGAGGTTTCTCTTTCTATCCGAAGTTTCCAATGCCAACTTTCCTATTCTTCTTACACAGGTTCTATTGGAGGTACAGAAAGGATTTTGCCATTAAAATCTCTTTGAACACATTGTCAAGCATGGCTTTGGGTGGAATACATGACCAGCTGGCTGGAGGATTTCACAGATACTCTACGGACAGATATTGGACCATTCCTCACTTTGAGAAAATGCTTTACGATAATGCGCTTTTAGCGAGGGCCTACATCGAAGCATACCTACTAACAAAGGATGAGTTCATGAAAAAAGTTGCCGTTAAAACTTTGGACTGGATGCTCTCAGAACTCTCATCACCGGAGGGCGGGTTCTACACATCCATTGCGGCAGGACACGAATACGATGAGGGGTCATATTATCTATGGTCTATGGATGAGATCATAAGGTTGTTGGGCGAAAAGGCAGGTAAGATCGTCTGTAAATACTACGGCGTAACGCAGAGGGGAAACTATGGAGGCGGTAGGAACGTTTTATGCGTAAGACGTTCAGCGAAATCCATCGCATCAGAATTCAATTTATCTGTTGAAGAAGTAGAAAACATCATAGAGGATTCAAATAAAATCTTGTTGAGCGAAAGGAGAAAAAGAAAGATGCCCGAGGTTGACGATAAGATACTAACGTCGTGGAACAGCCTCGCAATCTCTGCGATGTGCATGGGATTCCAAGCTCTAGGCGACGAAAAGTATCTGAAGTCTGCGGTATCTGCTACGAAGTTTATCATAAAAAACATGTACAAGGATGGGGTTTTATTACGAAGATACAGGGATTCGGATGCAGCTTACGTAGGGACGTTGGAAGATTATGCATTCTTCATGAACTCTCTCCTAGACCTTTTTGAGACGACCTTTGATCCAAACTGGCTAGAGCTTGCGCTAGAATTGAAAGACGAACTCGTCAAAAGATTTTATGATAAAGAATATGGAGGCTTCTTCAAAACCGAAGCGAAAATCTCCGACTTAAACTTAAAGGACAGTAAAGATGGTTCGATACCGTCCGGAAATTCGTTCGCTATAATGAATTTGATTAGGTTATCGGAAATCGTTTACGACCCAGAATTATTAGAAATAGCAAAGAAATCCTTTTTGGCATTCTGGGATAATATAAAACAAAACCCCGTCGAGTACACGTATATGCTAACGGCGCTAGACTACTACATGTCCCCAAGAAGAGAGTTCGTCTTTGTGTGTGATAATAACGATTGTACACAATTTTTGCGCATCCTTTGGTCGGAGTTTATTCCGGATAAGGTCGTCGTTGTATGCAACTCGGAAAACAGGGAACGTCTTGAGAGGCTTACGCCCATCGCTAAAGATAAGAGAGCTGTTGATGGGAAGGTTTCGGTGTACATCTGCGAAAATTATGCTTGCAGACTGCCGATTACGTCGCTTGATGAATTCTATAAATACTTAAAGGATCAACGATAA